A window of the Gossypium arboreum isolate Shixiya-1 chromosome 2, ASM2569848v2, whole genome shotgun sequence genome harbors these coding sequences:
- the LOC108460889 gene encoding ABSCISIC ACID-INSENSITIVE 5-like protein 4: MASSKVITTTSQTNPDLPRQPSLCPSLSTLLADLQNQQNNQNQSQNGLGSMNMDDLLKNICSSPPPPPPTSDAHPQFAGVSISREGSFSLPKDVANKSVDEVWKDIVVGGDDQRQGNPPVGMTLEDFLTKAGAVREEDVRGVANQVGVGAGVYPVDPAVINGGGNHFSAFGNSGGVDHQRLVAVAGGGARGKRRAVEAPPLDKATQQKQRRMIKNRESAARSRERKQAYTVELESLVTQLEEEKARLLREEAELNKARFKQLMENLVPVVEKRRPPRVLRRVHSMQW; the protein is encoded by the exons ATGGCGTCCTCTAAGGTGATAACGACAACGTCACAGACCAATCCTGATCTGCCACGTCAGCCATCTCTATGCCCTTCGCTCTCCACTCTCCTCGCCGATCTTCAGAACCAACAAAACAATCAAAACCAATCCCAGAACGGCCTTGGTTCCATGAACATGGACGATCTGTTGAAAAACATCTGCTCCTCCCCACCTCCACCGCCACCTACTTCCGATGCACACCCGCAGTTTGCCGGCGTGTCCATCTCACGCGAAGGTAGTTTCTCGCTCCCGAAGGATGTGGCGAACAAGTCCGTCGACGAGGTTTGGAAGGACATCGTGGTCGGTGGCGACGATCAGAGACAGGGGAATCCACCGGTAGGTATGACTTTGGAGGATTTCTTGACGAAAGCTGGGGCGGTTAGGGAAGAGGATGTCAGGGGAGTTGCTAATCAGGTGGGAGTAGGTGCAGGGGTTTATCCTGTTGACCCGGCCGTTATCAACGGTGGTGGAAATCATTTTTCGGCTTTCGGAAACAGCGGTGGCGTTGATCATCAGAGGTTGGTGGCGGTGGCAGGTGGAGGCGCTAGAGGAAAGCGACGCGCCGTGGAGGCACCGCCTTTGGATAAAGCGACTCAGCAGAAACAGAGGAGGATGATAAAAAACAGAGAATCTGCAGCCAGATCCAGAGAACGCAAACAG GCTTACACGGTTGAATTGGAATCTCTGGTGACACAATTGGAAGAAGAAAAAGCCCGGTTGCTGAGAGAAGAG GCTGAGCTGAACAAGGCGAGGTTTAAGCAG CTGATGGAGAACCTGGTCCCGGTTGTGGAGAAACGAAGACCACCTCGAGTTCTTCGGCGAGTTCATTCTATGCAATGGTAA